Part of the Streptomyces sp. RFCAC02 genome is shown below.
GCGGCTCCCTGCTGCGGGCGCTGGGGTCGCTGCCCAACGAGTACCTGCACTACTACTACTTCGCGCGGGAGACGCGGGCGGCCGCGGGCTCGGCGGAACGGACGCGCGGGGAGTTCCTGGACCGGCAGCAGGGCGCGTTCTTCGCCGCGGCGGCGCACGAGCCGGGGCGCGCGCTGGAGTTGTGGGAGCGTGCGCGCCGGGAGCGGGAGGAGACGTACGGCGCGGAGGCGCGCGCCGCCGGGGGTGACACCCGGCCGCGCGACGCGGCCGATCTCGAGGGTGGCGGGTACGAGCATGTCGCGCTGGCGCTGATGCGGGCCATCGCCGGGGACCGCAGGACCCGGCTCGTCCTCAACGTCCGCAACGGCGGCACGGTCCCCGCGCTGCCGGTCCAGTCCATCGTGGAGACGGTGTGCGAGGTGGACGGCCAGGGCGCGCACCCGGTGCCGTGCGTGATGCCGGGGCTCGGCGAGACGGGCCTGATGCTCCAGGTCAAGGCCGTGGAGCGGGCCACGATCGACGCGGCGGTCACCCGTTCGCGTGACGCCGCGCTGCGCGCGCTGGCGCTGCACCCCCTGGTCGACTCGGTCACGGCGGCGGACCGCCTCCTGACCCGCGCCGGCTTCCGCTGACGCGGGCGTCCGGCGAACGCGCCACCACTCGGCCGATGGTCCCGCTCCGGTACGTCGGGAGCGGGACCGCGCACCCACGGCGGCCGTGACCGGCCTCAGTCGAGCACCATCGCCGTCGCCAGGGCGGGTCCCAGGGCGCCGCCCATCAGGTAGACGAGGGTGAAAAGACCGAGGGCGGTGGCGCGTTCGCGCCCGGGGACGGACGAGGCGGCCTCGGCGCCCTGGATCCCGTTGGCAGAGGTCGCCGTGAAGACGGCTGCGCCGATGGCGAGGAGCAGTGCGACCGCCCCGTGAGCGAGGGCGGCCGTGAGCGCGGCCAGCGCGCCCGCCGTGAGCAGGACCGCGCGTATCGCGTTCCGGCTCATGCGGGCCGCGTGCGCGGCGAAGGCCAGGGTGAGCGCCGAGCCGGCGAGCATGGCCGTCATCTGGCCCGTCGCCACCGCGCCGGCCGACCAGCCCGCCCGGTCGCCCAGCAGGTCCGGGATCGCGTAGAGCAGGGTGAAGTACGACGTGGACAGGCCGATGGTGACGAGGACTGCGCCACGGAACCGGGGGGAGCGCAGGGCGACCGCCGGGACGGAGCCCTCCGGGCGGCGTCGGACGTGTACGGCCAGCAGGATCGTGGCGAGTACCGCCGGCACCATGGCGGGCAACGGGTTCGACGGCAGCAGGACGAGTCCGCCGGACAGCACGGCCAGCAGGACCGCGCCCCGGGTGTCGAAGCGCTCCTCCGGGGGCCGCGCGTGCCGGGCGCCGCGGCTCACCGCGGGCACGGCCAGGAGTGTGACCGCGAGGACGGACAGCGCGGCCCGCCAGGAGATCGCGCCGGTCAGATGCTGGCCGAGCAGCGGTCCCACCGCGCCCAGCATCCCGGACCCAGCGCTGATCACGCCCATCCGGCGGACGGTGCCCGCCAGGTTCAGCGCGACGGCCATCATGCCCGCGCCGCCCGCGGCCTGCGCGACACGGCCGGCCAGGGTGAGCGGCAGCCACGGGGACGTGGCGACCACCAGGGTGCCGGCGAGCACGAGCGCGGCTCCCAGCCACAGCGCCGGGCGGGTGCCGCGCCGGCGGATCAGCGCGCCCATCAGCGGTGTGGCGACGGCCAGGGCGAGCGCCGACAGGGTGACCAGCCACGACGCGGTCTCCGTGGACACCCCGAGCGACCGGCTCATGTCGCCGAGGATCAGGACCGGCGCGTTGTTGGCCGCGGCCACCGGAGTGGCCAGCAACGCCAGCCAGAGGACGGGGATCCGCGGGACGGCCTCACCGTGCCCGGCCGGCAGGCGCCGGCCGGGCGTGTCCGATCCGACTCCGGCCGTGCTGTCGGTGGCGCTCATACGGCGGTCACGACCTCGTCGTAGCTGAGCCTCGGCAGCCGCGGGAACCAGGCGTCGGGGCCCGGGCGGCCTATGTTGACGACCATCAGCGGGACGTGGTCCTCGTCCAGGAACTCCTTGCGCAGCCCTTCGGCGTCGTAGCCGGTCATCGGCCCCGCCGCGAGCCCGGCCGCCCGGACGCCGATCAGGAAGTACGCGGCCTGCAGGGCGCCGTTCAGCGCGGCGGTCCGCTCACGCACCGGCCGTTCGGAGAAGTACGCGTCCTTCGCCTGCGGGGCATGGGGCACCAGCCGGGGCAGCTCCTCGTGGAACTCGTGGTCGGTGGCGAGCAGCGCGACCAGCGGAGCCGACCCGGTCTTGGCGCGGTTCCCCTCGTCCATGTGCGGCAGCAGCCGTGCGCGCGCCTCGGGCGTGCGGATGAGGACGACGCGCAAGGGGGCCGTGTTGAACGCGGTCGGACCGTACTTGACCAGGTCGTAGACGGCCCGCATCTGCGCGTCGGACACCGGCTCGGCGGTGAACGTGTTCGCGGTGCGGGCCGTGCGGAAGAGGAGGTCCTGGGCGGCGGGATCGAGCAGCAGGGGCATCGTGGGGCTCCAGACAGGCGGGCGACCGAGCAAATATTTCAATACTAGGTCTCTTAACGTTGAAGGAGATCACTCTTGCCCTTTCAACGTCAAGTCTCTTAAGGTGAAATCAATTGAGCGCAGGAGGAGGTCCGTACGTGGCCGATGCGGTGGATCTGATCGTCGGGCAGTGGCGCGAGGAACGGCCGGACCTGTCCGCCGCGCTGGAACCGATGGAGGTGATGGGGCGCATCCAGCGGATGCAGCGCGTCCACGAGCAGCACTTCAGGAAGCTGCGCGACGCGTTCGGCCTCGCCATGGGCGAGATCGACATGCTCTTCACGCTGCGCCGCTCAGGGCCGCCCTACACGCTCACGGCCGGCGCCTTCCTCAAGGCGGCCATGGTGACCGCGGGCGCCGTCACGAACCGGATCGACCGCCTGGAGGACAAGGGCCTGGTCGAGCGGGTGCGCGAGAGCGCCGACCGGCGTTCCGTGCAGATCCGCCTCACCGAGCACGGCAAGGCTGTCGCGGACGACATGATCACGACACATCTGCGGGAGTACGAGCGGATCCTCTCGGCGCTCGGCGCGCGGCAGCGCGAGCAGATCGCCTCGGGACTGCGCGCGATCCTCGAAGCACACGACGACACCACCCTCGCCTGACCGCCGACCGCACGTGCGGGATCAGCGGCGGGGCGGTACCGGGACGCGTGCCAGGTCCTCCGCGACGGTGAGGTCGCCGTCGTAGCCGGCCTCGCGGGCCTCCCGCGCGAACGCCCCGGGGTCCGTGTAGCGCTGCGAGAAGTGCGTCAGCACCAGGTGCCGCACGCCGGACTCGCTCGCCACGCGGGCCGCCTGGCCCGCCGTCAGGTGGCCGTACTCCCTGGCCAGCGCCTCGTCGGCGGCCAGGAAGGTGGACTCGATGACCAGCAGGTCGCAGCCTTCGGCCAGCGCCCACACGCCGTCGCACAGCCGCGTGTCCATGACGAACGCGAACCGCTGGCCCGGCCGCGTCTCGCTGACCTCCGCCAGGGTGACGCCGCGCAGACTGCCCGCGCGGCCCAGCCGGCCCACGTCCGGGCCCGCGATGCCGTGCGCCGCGAGCCGGTCCGGCAGCATGCGGACGCCGTCCGGCTCGGTGAGCCGGTAGCCGAAGCACTCGACGGGGTGGGACAGCCGGTGCGCGGTGAGCGTGAAGCCGGCGATGCCGCTGACGGCCTGCGGCCCCTCCTCCGTGACCGGGGCCGGAACGACCTCGGCCGTCTCGTGGTACGGGGTGGCGTACCGCAGGCGGTCGAGGAACTCCCGGCCGCTCGCCGGGTGGTGGATCGGCACGGGGTGCGGGACGCGGTCGAGGTTGATGCGCTGGATCACCCCGGCGAGGCCGAGCGCGTGGTCGCCGTGGAAGTGGGTGACGCACACGCGGGTGAGGGAGGTCGCGGTGACCCCGGCGAGGGTCATCTGCCGCTGCGTGCCCTCGCCCGGGTCGAAGAGGATCGTCTCGCCGTCCCAGCGCAGGGCGTAGCCGTTGTGGTTGCGGTGCCGGGTCGGTACCTGGCTGGCGGTGCCGAGGACCACCAGTTCGCGGGCGGACACGGGCGCCGTGCACCCTTCCTGCGGATCGCGTACATACGGGCGCGGGCAGCGCTAGTGCCGCGTCAGGCAAGGTTCGCCCCGTCGCGTCGCCCGGCACGGCACCTCGCTGCGTTGCCGAATCGCGCGAATACGACGGGTATGAGCTTCGATCCGGCGCCTTGCGATGCACCGCACCGGACGCCGCTCCTTGACGGGCAAACCTTGCCTGACGCGGCACTAGTCAGCCGGGAGGCCACTCCAGGCCGCGTCCGCCGAGCACGTGCGCGTGGACGTGGAAGACGGTCTGCCCGGCGCCGCTGCCCGTGTTGAACACGACGCGGTAGCCGGTGCCCTCGATCCCGTCGCCTGCGGCGATCTCGCGGGCCTCGCGCATCATCACGGCCAGGACGTCGGGCGCGGCCTCGGCGAGGGCGGCGGCGTTCGGGTGGTGGGCGCGGGGGATCACGAGGACGTGCGTCGGTGCCTGCGGGTTGATGTCGCGGAAGGCGACGGTGGTGTCCGTCTCGCGGACGACGGTGGCGGGGACGTCACCGGCCACGATCTTGCAGAACAGGCAGTCGGCCTGCGGTTCTCCCGCCATCGGGTGCACGCCCTCCTCGGCGTCGGCGTCCGGAACGTTCTGCCGGGGATGCTACCGCCTGCCGACGGCGTCCCCCGGGGGAGGACGCCGTCGGGCGGCCGTCAGGACGCGGCGGCCGGGGACGGGGTGATGACGCGGCCGGCGCGGTGCGGGGTGAGGGCGCCGTCGAGGAGGGCGGCGACGCCGTTCACCAGCACCGTCGAGAAGCCCGTGGAGAGCTGCCACGGCTCCTCGTACGTCGCGCGGTCGGTCACCGTCGCCGCGTCGAACACGGCGATGTCGGCCGCCGCCCCGACCCGCAGCACGCCCCGGTCCGCCGCCCGGATGCGCGCGGCGGGCAGGGACGTCATCCGCCGCACCGCCTCCTCCAGCGGGAGCACGCCCCGCTCCCTGACGTACCGGCCCAGGACGCGGGAGAACGTGCCGAAGCTGCGCGGGTGCGGGCGGCCGGTGCGTTCGGCCGTCATCACCCAGCCGTCGCTGGCGACCGACACCCACGGGTGCCGCAGCACCGTCTCGACGTCCGCCTCGCTCATCGCGTGGTTGACGATGCCGACGCCGAGGCGGTGGTGCTCCAGCACCCGCAGCGCCGCCTCCGCCGGGTCGGTGCCCTCGGCGCGGCCGATGTCCGCGAGGGAGCGGCCGACGCTGCCGCTGTAGCGGCCCTCGGGGAGCGCGGCGATGACGACGCCCTCCGGGTCGATGTCGCGGCCGAACCGCGCCCGCAGCTCGGCCGCGATCTTCTCCCTGACCGGCGGGTCGGCGAGCCGGGCGAGTGTCGGCTCCACGCCGCCGTCGACGGCCCAGGCGGGCAGGCGGGACACGAGGCCGGTGCTCGACGCGGTGTACGGGTACACGTCGGCGGTGACGTCGACGCCGCGCTCGCGTGCGGCGTCGATCAGGGCGAGCGCCTCGGTGACGGCGCCGTGGTTCTCCGGCCCCATGGCCTTCAGGTGGGAGATCTCCAGGCGGGCGCCGCCGGCCTCGGCGGCGCCGATCGCCTCGCGCACGGCGTCGATGACGTGGAACGTCTCGTTCCGTATGTGTGTGGAGTAGAGCAGCCCGGCGGACGCGGCGGCGGCGACCAGCGCCCGCACCTCCTCGGGCGACGCGAACACGCCGGGCATGTAGATCAGGCCGGTGGAGAACCCGACCGCGCCCTGCCGGGCGGCCTGCGTGACGAGGTCGCACATGCGGCGCAGTTCGTCCTCGTTCGGCGGGCGGTCGTCCATGCCGAGGACGGCGAGGCGGATCGCGTTGTGCCCGACCTGGAGGGCGAGGTTCACGGCCGGGGCGACGCGCGTCATGGCCTCCCCGAAGCCGGCCGCGTCCCGCCACGTCCAGCTCAGCGCCGAGCCGTCCAGCACGCCGGAGCGCGGGCGTGTCCCGTCGGCGTCGAGCGGGAACGGCGAGTGCCCGCAGTTGCCGGTGACGAGGGTGGTGACGCCCTGCGTGATCTGCGTGTCGGCGCCCGGGTCGGGTTCGACGGCGAAGTCGGCGTGCGAGTGCAGGTCGATGAAGCCGGGGGTGACGGTCTGCCCGGTCGCGTCGATCTCGCGCCGCCCGGTCAGGCGGCCGGGGGACAGCGCGGAGATCCGGCCGCCCGTGACGCCCACCGACAGCCGGCGGCCCGGGGTCCCGGTGCCGTCGACGACCGTGCCGCCGTTGATGACGATGTCGTGGTCGGTCATGTGAGCCTCCCCGTCAGACCGTCTCGCCGAACAGGATCGCCGCGTACATCAGGCAGGCGGGGACCAGGACGAGGAAACCGGTGAGCATCATGTTGTTGAGCCGGTCGGAGCGGGCCAGGCCCATGGCGCCGACCATGTTGGCGTTGGGGAAGGGCCCGTACGTGTCGGCCTTCGACGCGAAGAGCAGCACGATCACCCACGCCCCCGCGCCGACACCGACGTCGGCGGCCAGCCCTCCGAAGACCTGGTCGAGGAGCACGACCTGCGCGGCCGTCGCGCCCGGCACGCCGACCCAGCCCAGCAGGCCGATGACCAGGGCGAACAGGAACGGCGGCATCCCGCCGAGGTCGTCGCCCCAGGTGTCGAGGACGACCTGGAACGGCGCGAGGTCGTCCACCACCTTGAACAGGGCCGCCAGCAGCCAGAACAGCAGGAACACGTCCACGAGCCGCGCCGCGCCCCGGTAGACCGTCCGCGCAGCCTCGGTCGGCGTCATCCCGCCGGCCAGGGCCGCCGCCACGCCCATCACCGGCAGCGCGAGCAGCGGGAACGCCGTGCCGGCCTCGGCCATCACCGCGTACACGACGCTCGCGACCAGGACCAGCGCGAACACGGCGGTCGCCCGCCTGCTGCGGCCGTCGGGCACGGCGTCCTCGGAGTCGCCGGTGATCTCCTCGTCGTGGAGGTCGCCGGTGCCCTCGGTGCGCCGCTGCATCCAGGGCACGATGAGCAGGCCGGCGACGACGGACAGGACGGCGAGCGGCCCGGCGCCGTGGATCAGGTAGGTGAGGTAGCCGACGTCGGCGGCGTCCATGATCGCGACGTTGGACCCGGCGAACGGCGCGAGGGCGAGCCCCGCGCAGCCGCCGATGAACATCATGGCGGCCGTCGCCGACCGCGTGAACCCGAGCCGCGCCACGATGGGCAGCAGCAGGGGCGCGGCGATGGCCAGGGCGCCGGCGAGGGTGCCGAGGCTCGCGACGAGCAGCAGACAGGACAGCATGACGCCGAGCGTCACGGCGGTGCGGTTCCGCTCGCCGACGACGCGCATCACGCCGCGCACGATCGTGGCCGCGACGCCGGTGGCGCGCAGGACCTCGCCGACTCCGGCGCCGAGCATGATGATGAGGCCGATCATCGTCACCTGGTCGGCGAGGGACGCGCCGAGCATGTCGGCCGTCGCGCTCGGGCTCGGGTGGACGATCAGCAGCGCCGACACGATGGCCACGACGGTGGCGACCATGATGTCCATGCCGAGCAGGGCCAGGACGGCGTACAGCACGATCGGGACGAGGCCCCACAGGGTGGGGGCGTCGACGAACGGGCCGAGTACGGCCGACAGGACGAGTCCGGCGGCGGCGCAGACGGCGACCGCCCGGCGGCGGACGGCCGTACGTCCCGAGGGGGCGGGGGCGGGCCCTGGCGTGCCGGCCGGTGCGGTGGGCGGCCGGCCTGCGGGGACGAGATCCACGTCGCTCATGGGGTGTTCCTTCGGTGCGTGTGCTTGGTGCTGTGCGGTGGGGCTGTCGTTCGTTCCGTGCTTCCGTACGGCGGCGGGTGCGGGTGCCGGGGCGGGTGGGCCGGTCAGCCGGCGGGGACGGCGGCCTCCGTGCTCGGGCCGGTGGGGGTGGTGGTGCGGGCGAGGATGTCGGCGACGGTCTGGGCGGTGCGGAGGGTCTCGAAGACGGGCTCCGTGCCGTCGCCGCCGCCCCTGGCTCCGTGAACGGCCGGCTCGGGCAGGCTGTTGTACTGGAACGGGGTGGAGAAGTAGTAGGCGCCGGTGTCGAGGACGGCGACGAGGTCGCCCGGTTCGAGGAGGGGCACCTCGCAGCCGTGGGCGAGGACGTCGCCGGCGAAGCAGCAGGGTCCCGCGATGTCCTGGGCGGTGGCGGGGCCGTCCTTCGCGGCGCCGGTCGCGTCGTGTGCGGTGACCCGCAGCGGCCAGGACGCGGGCGCGAACACGGTGCGGGTGGCGACCTGCGCGCCGGCGTGGGTGATGGCGATGGGACGGCCGCCGGCGCTCTTCGTGTACTCGACGTAGGCGGCGATGAAGCCGTTCTTGGCGAGCAGGGACCGGCCGAACTCGGTCGTGATCGCGTAGCCGCCGGTGAAGAGGCCCGGCGCGTGGCGGCGGAGCTGCCCGACGTACTCGTCGTAGGTGGGGGTCACGGTGTCCCCGCCGAAGTTGACGGGCAGGCCGCCGCCGATGTCGATGCCGGTGACCTGCCGGCGGCCGGCCGTGGCGTTCACGGCGTCGGCGAACGCGACGGCCCGCGCGACCGCCTGGGCGATCAGCTCCAGCGGCACGCCCTGCGACCCGGCGTGGACGTGGACCTGGGTGAGGTAGGGGCGCTCGCGGTACAGGCGCAGAAGGCGTTCCTCGTTGCCCTCGTCGCGGAGCGGGATGCCGAACTTCGAGGTGGCGGTGGCGGTGCTCATCGCGGCGATGGACCCGGTCCCGACCTGCGGGTTGACGCGGACCCCGAGCCGCGAGGCGGAGGGGGTGGGGCGGTTGGCGAGGAGGGCGTCGATGCGCTCCAGTTCCTGGAAGTTGTCGGCGTTGACGGCGATGCCGAGGTCCAGGGCGTGGGTCAGCTCGGCGGTCGTCTTGGCCGGGGAGTCGAACACGATCCGCTCGGGCGCGAAGCCGGCGGCCAGGGCCTGGGCGAGTTCGCCGGGGCTGGCCACCTCGCAGCCCATGCCGAGGGCGCGCAGCTCGGCCAGGACGGGCACGAGGCTGTTCGCCTTGGCGGCGAAGGTGTGCAGGACGGTCACGGACGACGGGAAGGCGTGGTGGAGCGAGGCGACGCTCGCCGCCACGCCGTCGAGGTCGATGAATCCGGCGAGCAGGGCGTCCTCGGGGTCGAGGAGCCGTTGCCGCACGGCCGCGCGCAGGATGTCCTCGCGCCGCCGCGTCGTTTCGGAGTCGTTCACACCGCACCTTCCGGCTGGTCATGGCTTGGTTCGTGGGGTGCTTCATGCTGCACGCGGCCGGTCGGCCGCGTCTTCATACGGCCCCACGGTTTTCCCCGCGCCGGGCCGTACGGCGGCCCAACGGCCGGCCGTTCGCCACCGCGTTTCGTGCCTCCGCACGAAAGGTGGAACGAAGCCTGGTGCCGCCGCACGAATGTGCGGGACCGTGTCGCCGTCCGGGCCGGGTGGCAGCCGCCGTTTCCGGCGGTGTCATTCCGTGGGGCCGAGCAGCCGGATCTGTATGTGGGCCAGCAGGCGGCTGTCCGGGTCCGACAGGTCGATGCCGCAGGTGTCGTGGAGCCGCTGGACGCGGTAGCGGAAGGTGTTGGGGTGGACGCCCAGGGCCCGGGCCGCCGCCGGGAGGTCGCCGAAGTGGTCGAGGTAGGCGCGCAGGGTCGGCAGCAGTCCGCCCCTGTGCCGCGCGTCGTACGCCACGAGGCGGGCCACTGGGGTGTCGGACGGCAGGTCCGTGGCGCGGAGGGTGTCCGCGACGCTCAGCAGCGCGACGGTCTCGGCGAGGTCGCCGACGCGGGCCGTGGCCCGCTCCCCGATGGTGGCCGAGCGGCTGAACCGGAGGGCGCGCAGCGCCAGTTCGGCGTCCCGCCGGGACTCGGGGGCGCGGTCGGGCCGGGCGGCGACCTCACCGACACCGACCCGCACCCGGCGGCCGGTGACGCCGGAGAGCTGCTGCGCGAGGAACGATCCGCGCTGCGCGGCCTGCGCGGCGGCCCGCTCCGCGTCGGGGGCCAGGTCGGCGATCAGCACGAGGGCGTCCCGCCCGGTGGGGATGACGAAGGCCCGCTGCCCGTACGCCGCGCAGTGCAGGGCGAGCAGGTCGTGGAGCCGCCCGCCGTCCCCCGCGCCGTCCGGTGCCGTCCCCGCGTCGGGTTCGGCGGCCGTCCCCGGCTCGGCGGCCGGGTCCGGGTCGGCTCCGGTGTCCGCGCCCACGGCGAGCACCGCGCACGGCCGGTCGGCCCGCAGCCCCATGCGGGCCACCGGGTCGCCGGCGGGCACGTGCCCGTCGAGCAGCGCACGCGCCGCCTCCTGCACGGCCCGCGCCTCGCCCGCCCGCCGCGACCTGTGGTGCAGCAGGTGGGGTGCCGCCGCCCTGGCTGCCGCCCGCAGGGTCGCCGCCGCGCCGGGCGGCAGGG
Proteins encoded:
- a CDS encoding MFS transporter is translated as MSATDSTAGVGSDTPGRRLPAGHGEAVPRIPVLWLALLATPVAAANNAPVLILGDMSRSLGVSTETASWLVTLSALALAVATPLMGALIRRRGTRPALWLGAALVLAGTLVVATSPWLPLTLAGRVAQAAGGAGMMAVALNLAGTVRRMGVISAGSGMLGAVGPLLGQHLTGAISWRAALSVLAVTLLAVPAVSRGARHARPPEERFDTRGAVLLAVLSGGLVLLPSNPLPAMVPAVLATILLAVHVRRRPEGSVPAVALRSPRFRGAVLVTIGLSTSYFTLLYAIPDLLGDRAGWSAGAVATGQMTAMLAGSALTLAFAAHAARMSRNAIRAVLLTAGALAALTAALAHGAVALLLAIGAAVFTATSANGIQGAEAASSVPGRERATALGLFTLVYLMGGALGPALATAMVLD
- a CDS encoding malonic semialdehyde reductase; the protein is MPLLLDPAAQDLLFRTARTANTFTAEPVSDAQMRAVYDLVKYGPTAFNTAPLRVVLIRTPEARARLLPHMDEGNRAKTGSAPLVALLATDHEFHEELPRLVPHAPQAKDAYFSERPVRERTAALNGALQAAYFLIGVRAAGLAAGPMTGYDAEGLRKEFLDEDHVPLMVVNIGRPGPDAWFPRLPRLSYDEVVTAV
- a CDS encoding MarR family transcriptional regulator, with the protein product MADAVDLIVGQWREERPDLSAALEPMEVMGRIQRMQRVHEQHFRKLRDAFGLAMGEIDMLFTLRRSGPPYTLTAGAFLKAAMVTAGAVTNRIDRLEDKGLVERVRESADRRSVQIRLTEHGKAVADDMITTHLREYERILSALGARQREQIASGLRAILEAHDDTTLA
- a CDS encoding ribonuclease Z encodes the protein MSARELVVLGTASQVPTRHRNHNGYALRWDGETILFDPGEGTQRQMTLAGVTATSLTRVCVTHFHGDHALGLAGVIQRINLDRVPHPVPIHHPASGREFLDRLRYATPYHETAEVVPAPVTEEGPQAVSGIAGFTLTAHRLSHPVECFGYRLTEPDGVRMLPDRLAAHGIAGPDVGRLGRAGSLRGVTLAEVSETRPGQRFAFVMDTRLCDGVWALAEGCDLLVIESTFLAADEALAREYGHLTAGQAARVASESGVRHLVLTHFSQRYTDPGAFAREAREAGYDGDLTVAEDLARVPVPPRR
- a CDS encoding histidine triad nucleotide-binding protein, translating into MAGEPQADCLFCKIVAGDVPATVVRETDTTVAFRDINPQAPTHVLVIPRAHHPNAAALAEAAPDVLAVMMREAREIAAGDGIEGTGYRVVFNTGSGAGQTVFHVHAHVLGGRGLEWPPG
- a CDS encoding D-aminoacylase, with the protein product MTDHDIVINGGTVVDGTGTPGRRLSVGVTGGRISALSPGRLTGRREIDATGQTVTPGFIDLHSHADFAVEPDPGADTQITQGVTTLVTGNCGHSPFPLDADGTRPRSGVLDGSALSWTWRDAAGFGEAMTRVAPAVNLALQVGHNAIRLAVLGMDDRPPNEDELRRMCDLVTQAARQGAVGFSTGLIYMPGVFASPEEVRALVAAAASAGLLYSTHIRNETFHVIDAVREAIGAAEAGGARLEISHLKAMGPENHGAVTEALALIDAARERGVDVTADVYPYTASSTGLVSRLPAWAVDGGVEPTLARLADPPVREKIAAELRARFGRDIDPEGVVIAALPEGRYSGSVGRSLADIGRAEGTDPAEAALRVLEHHRLGVGIVNHAMSEADVETVLRHPWVSVASDGWVMTAERTGRPHPRSFGTFSRVLGRYVRERGVLPLEEAVRRMTSLPAARIRAADRGVLRVGAAADIAVFDAATVTDRATYEEPWQLSTGFSTVLVNGVAALLDGALTPHRAGRVITPSPAAAS
- a CDS encoding Na+/H+ antiporter NhaC family protein translates to MSDVDLVPAGRPPTAPAGTPGPAPAPSGRTAVRRRAVAVCAAAGLVLSAVLGPFVDAPTLWGLVPIVLYAVLALLGMDIMVATVVAIVSALLIVHPSPSATADMLGASLADQVTMIGLIIMLGAGVGEVLRATGVAATIVRGVMRVVGERNRTAVTLGVMLSCLLLVASLGTLAGALAIAAPLLLPIVARLGFTRSATAAMMFIGGCAGLALAPFAGSNVAIMDAADVGYLTYLIHGAGPLAVLSVVAGLLIVPWMQRRTEGTGDLHDEEITGDSEDAVPDGRSRRATAVFALVLVASVVYAVMAEAGTAFPLLALPVMGVAAALAGGMTPTEAARTVYRGAARLVDVFLLFWLLAALFKVVDDLAPFQVVLDTWGDDLGGMPPFLFALVIGLLGWVGVPGATAAQVVLLDQVFGGLAADVGVGAGAWVIVLLFASKADTYGPFPNANMVGAMGLARSDRLNNMMLTGFLVLVPACLMYAAILFGETV
- a CDS encoding diaminopimelate decarboxylase, which produces MNDSETTRRREDILRAAVRQRLLDPEDALLAGFIDLDGVAASVASLHHAFPSSVTVLHTFAAKANSLVPVLAELRALGMGCEVASPGELAQALAAGFAPERIVFDSPAKTTAELTHALDLGIAVNADNFQELERIDALLANRPTPSASRLGVRVNPQVGTGSIAAMSTATATSKFGIPLRDEGNEERLLRLYRERPYLTQVHVHAGSQGVPLELIAQAVARAVAFADAVNATAGRRQVTGIDIGGGLPVNFGGDTVTPTYDEYVGQLRRHAPGLFTGGYAITTEFGRSLLAKNGFIAAYVEYTKSAGGRPIAITHAGAQVATRTVFAPASWPLRVTAHDATGAAKDGPATAQDIAGPCCFAGDVLAHGCEVPLLEPGDLVAVLDTGAYYFSTPFQYNSLPEPAVHGARGGGDGTEPVFETLRTAQTVADILARTTTPTGPSTEAAVPAG
- a CDS encoding PucR family transcriptional regulator, which encodes MADTELFLRASDTAPDGTLERMLSVVGTGALEVCAAPEGLGARVLGVTVWDALEPDPAPGQVVLAVGVDPGSFAAVDLLRTAGRCGAAAVVFRQGTGGPPGPALRATAREAGVAVLLRTAWAGWAQLVGSLRAWLAAGGVPADPEIERVALGDLDGLAEAVAALVGGAVTIEDVHSRVLAYSTTGADVDEIRMLTILGRRVPEWRVAALREAGFFSALWGSGDVVHRPAEGAVPERLAVAVSSAGEILGSIWVAAAGGPLPPGAAATLRAAARAAAPHLLHHRSRRAGEARAVQEAARALLDGHVPAGDPVARMGLRADRPCAVLAVGADTGADPDPAAEPGTAAEPDAGTAPDGAGDGGRLHDLLALHCAAYGQRAFVIPTGRDALVLIADLAPDAERAAAQAAQRGSFLAQQLSGVTGRRVRVGVGEVAARPDRAPESRRDAELALRALRFSRSATIGERATARVGDLAETVALLSVADTLRATDLPSDTPVARLVAYDARHRGGLLPTLRAYLDHFGDLPAAARALGVHPNTFRYRVQRLHDTCGIDLSDPDSRLLAHIQIRLLGPTE